In one window of Thermodesulfovibrionales bacterium DNA:
- a CDS encoding lytic transglycosylase domain-containing protein — MRLFLAACVMTLLFVSVSHADIYRTVDKNGVVCYTDISFNKSDERVIKSQDASPALREEGKEGLKKKEFHGIVKEKAAKYAMDPSLIHAVIKAESNGNPYALSRKGAKGLMQLMPTTANDLQVRDPFDPEENIDGGTRYLKYLIEKFGGDLTLALAAYNAGPRTVEKSGSVPRISETRQYIRRVLSLYGGKTSYSLSPSSLAASPKERRETIYKVLNEDGTILFTNSPLSLSRKNPRF; from the coding sequence ATGAGACTCTTCCTGGCCGCTTGTGTGATGACACTTCTGTTTGTTTCGGTTTCCCATGCCGACATCTACAGGACAGTCGATAAAAACGGGGTCGTCTGTTACACAGATATTTCATTCAACAAGAGCGACGAAAGGGTGATAAAGAGTCAAGACGCTTCTCCGGCGTTGAGGGAAGAGGGAAAAGAAGGGCTCAAAAAGAAGGAGTTCCATGGCATTGTGAAGGAAAAAGCTGCCAAGTACGCGATGGACCCGTCATTGATCCATGCGGTGATCAAGGCTGAGTCCAACGGTAATCCCTATGCCCTTTCAAGGAAGGGTGCAAAGGGTCTTATGCAGCTGATGCCGACAACGGCAAATGACCTTCAGGTGAGGGACCCCTTTGATCCTGAAGAGAATATTGATGGAGGAACACGGTATCTGAAGTATCTCATCGAGAAATTTGGAGGCGATCTGACCCTCGCCCTTGCTGCTTACAATGCCGGACCAAGGACGGTCGAGAAGTCCGGCTCTGTCCCCAGGATCTCGGAGACACGGCAGTACATCAGGAGGGTCCTCTCCCTCTACGGCGGAAAGACGTCTTATTCCCTGTCACCGTCTTCCCTCGCCGCAAGTCCGAAAGAACGACGCGAAACCATTTACAAGGTTCTGAATG